From the genome of Geminocystis herdmanii PCC 6308, one region includes:
- a CDS encoding FecCD family ABC transporter permease — protein MKDSFIVIRSNRPSFSLWLDSRVPKTLVILTILSLIAITISISYGEYYISPVNVIKTLLGFNTESDFQFIINTLRLPRTLTAWLVGVGLAMAGCIMQTITRNPLADPSIIGINAGAGLAAVLFIVVFPSLPIALLPFSAFMGGILVALAIYAVAWQGENSIIRLILVGIGFNFIVSAITNIITTFGEINSVSQALIWLTGSVYGKTMTQVLILLPWILIFTLVTWIMSKELNSLHLGENLGKGLGLSLQKTQLTLLISSVALSSASVSIAGAVGFVGLIAPHIARFLVGNTHQGLIPVTALVGGLLVVSADLLGKLLFSPLELPCGIITAIIGAPYFIFLLSKSR, from the coding sequence ATGAAAGATTCTTTTATTGTCATTCGATCGAACCGACCATCTTTTTCGCTATGGTTAGATAGTAGAGTGCCGAAAACTCTAGTAATTTTAACGATACTATCTTTAATTGCCATTACCATTAGTATTAGTTACGGCGAATATTATATTTCTCCCGTAAATGTCATTAAAACCCTTTTAGGATTTAACACCGAATCTGATTTTCAATTTATTATCAATACCCTTCGTTTACCGCGCACCCTTACCGCTTGGTTAGTGGGAGTGGGGTTGGCGATGGCAGGTTGTATCATGCAGACTATTACTCGTAACCCATTAGCTGATCCTAGTATTATTGGTATCAATGCTGGTGCGGGATTAGCCGCCGTTTTATTTATCGTGGTTTTTCCTTCCTTACCCATTGCTTTATTACCTTTTTCCGCTTTTATGGGGGGAATATTGGTAGCATTAGCTATTTATGCGGTGGCGTGGCAAGGAGAAAATTCGATTATCCGTTTGATATTAGTGGGTATTGGCTTTAATTTCATTGTTTCTGCTATCACGAATATTATTACAACCTTTGGAGAGATAAACAGTGTTTCTCAAGCCTTAATCTGGTTAACGGGTAGTGTCTATGGAAAAACCATGACACAGGTTTTGATTTTATTGCCTTGGATTCTGATTTTTACCCTCGTGACGTGGATAATGAGTAAGGAGTTAAATAGTCTTCATTTGGGAGAAAATTTAGGCAAGGGATTAGGTTTATCCTTGCAAAAAACACAGTTAACCCTTTTAATCTCCAGTGTAGCGCTTTCTAGTGCTAGTGTTTCGATCGCAGGAGCGGTGGGTTTTGTGGGTTTAATCGCACCTCATATCGCCCGTTTCTTGGTAGGCAATACCCATCAAGGTTTAATTCCTGTTACCGCTTTAGTGGGGGGATTATTGGTTGTCAGTGCTGATTTATTAGGAAAATTATTATTTTCACCCCTTGAGCTTCCCTGTGGTATTATTACAGCGATTATTGGTGCACCTTACTTTATCTTTTTGTTGAGCAAATCTCGCTAA
- a CDS encoding IS630 family transposase, with product MKELDQFIESNPDSRELKRALAVRMTLQGYSHRAIKKILQVCSGFISKWKEQYIIHGIEALKLGYKGSVGYLSKEEKTELFQWLNSQESLTLGELEYYIAQKYGVTYQAKSSYYDLLDEGQISWKKSQKKNPQKNQDLVDKKKEEIKEYIEKNKEKIELGNLKIFFVDECHLLWGDICGYVWGKKAERIEVPIRNEKERQTYYGGVNYRTGQVFIKDYEVGNTENTINFIKYLISKNKDSQIVIIWDGAKYHISKELKEYLGKINEGKEQEDWLVKCIKLAPNAPEQNPIEDVWLQGKEILRKYWNMCKTFKIVKWLFEWAIKEHIFSFPKLSMYASFS from the coding sequence GTGAAAGAATTAGACCAGTTTATCGAATCAAATCCAGATTCTAGAGAATTAAAAAGGGCATTAGCAGTCAGAATGACCCTTCAAGGTTATTCACATCGGGCAATCAAGAAAATTCTCCAGGTCTGTTCAGGATTTATTAGTAAATGGAAAGAACAATATATTATTCATGGCATAGAAGCACTCAAATTAGGATATAAAGGTTCGGTGGGATATTTGAGTAAAGAGGAAAAAACAGAACTGTTTCAATGGCTAAACAGTCAAGAAAGTTTGACCTTAGGGGAATTAGAATATTATATAGCCCAAAAGTACGGAGTAACTTATCAGGCAAAATCAAGCTATTATGATCTATTAGATGAAGGACAAATATCATGGAAAAAATCCCAAAAGAAAAATCCACAAAAAAATCAAGATTTAGTGGATAAAAAAAAAGAAGAAATAAAGGAATATATCGAGAAAAATAAAGAAAAAATAGAGTTGGGGAACTTAAAAATATTTTTTGTGGATGAATGTCACTTATTATGGGGTGATATTTGTGGATATGTTTGGGGGAAAAAAGCAGAGAGAATAGAAGTGCCAATTAGAAATGAAAAAGAGAGACAAACTTATTATGGGGGAGTAAACTATAGAACAGGACAGGTATTTATTAAGGATTATGAAGTAGGCAATACAGAAAATACAATAAACTTTATAAAATACTTAATATCAAAAAATAAGGATAGTCAAATAGTAATAATTTGGGATGGAGCAAAATATCATATAAGTAAAGAATTAAAGGAGTATTTAGGAAAAATAAATGAGGGAAAAGAACAAGAAGACTGGTTGGTAAAATGTATAAAATTAGCACCAAATGCACCGGAACAAAATCCCATAGAAGATGTCTGGTTACAGGGAAAAGAAATATTAAGAAAATACTGGAATATGTGCAAAACCTTCAAAATAGTAAAGTGGTTATTTGAATGGGCAATTAAAGAACATATATTCAGTTTTCCCAAACTATCAATGTATGCTTCTTTCTCATGA
- a CDS encoding DUF1636 domain-containing protein: MKNEKLFICKSCQISVNQEILEGKSGGYYLHKNLLKNAEHSSIEIVKSGCLWTCKQPCAVSFLANNKYTYHFVNIPPLDEKYHQALLEFGELYADSENGYILPAKVPEILQEKLLVRIPAVDTYK, encoded by the coding sequence ATGAAAAACGAAAAATTATTTATCTGTAAATCTTGTCAAATTTCTGTTAATCAAGAAATCTTAGAAGGTAAATCAGGAGGTTATTATCTTCATAAAAACTTGCTAAAAAATGCCGAACACTCATCTATAGAAATAGTAAAAAGTGGATGTTTATGGACTTGTAAGCAACCCTGTGCAGTATCTTTTTTAGCTAACAATAAATATACCTATCATTTTGTCAATATCCCTCCCTTAGATGAAAAATATCATCAAGCCTTACTAGAATTTGGTGAGTTATATGCAGACAGTGAAAACGGTTATATTTTACCAGCAAAAGTCCCAGAAATTTTACAAGAAAAACTCCTCGTTAGAATCCCTGCCGTTGACACCTACAAATAG
- a CDS encoding ABC transporter substrate-binding protein: MKKYLILLLISLFSWGCQSANSPPVAVNQNCRQVNHSQGVTCIPDDWQTLVTLDSVTAEGSIALGITPLGTTFSGISKHLEDRLTDVNNIGITGEPNIEKILALKPDLIIGIDSQENIYPQLSQIAPTALIKFNHSGNWKAVFQEFSTLIGKKKVAEQVMAKYDQRIAEFRSKIGENPPVVSVVRIYPDSINLYLQDSFIGTILVDAGLPRPESQNLSAEEAKKIAGNEIQMSISKELLTKADGDVIFIWTGENDPKINEELQQKILALKKDPLWQNLKAVKNGRVYQVPSYWIGSSSIAANLVLDDLFKYLINEKKDNQN; this comes from the coding sequence ATGAAAAAATATCTAATCCTACTCCTAATTAGCTTATTCTCTTGGGGTTGCCAAAGTGCTAATTCTCCTCCCGTTGCCGTTAATCAAAATTGTCGTCAAGTCAACCACTCTCAAGGTGTAACTTGTATTCCTGATGATTGGCAAACTTTAGTTACCCTCGATTCTGTCACCGCCGAAGGTTCGATCGCACTTGGTATAACACCTTTAGGCACAACATTCTCAGGCATATCTAAACACTTAGAGGATAGATTAACCGATGTCAATAATATTGGCATAACAGGTGAACCGAATATCGAGAAAATTCTCGCACTGAAACCAGATTTAATTATCGGTATCGATAGCCAAGAAAATATTTATCCTCAATTGTCTCAAATTGCCCCCACAGCCCTGATCAAATTTAATCATAGCGGTAACTGGAAGGCTGTATTTCAAGAGTTTAGCACCCTCATAGGCAAAAAAAAGGTAGCAGAGCAAGTAATGGCGAAATATGACCAAAGAATTGCAGAATTTAGGTCAAAAATAGGTGAAAATCCCCCAGTAGTATCTGTGGTAAGGATTTATCCTGATAGCATTAACCTCTATTTGCAAGACTCTTTTATCGGGACAATTTTAGTCGATGCTGGTTTACCTCGCCCAGAAAGTCAAAATCTCTCTGCTGAAGAAGCGAAAAAAATTGCAGGAAATGAGATTCAAATGAGCATTAGTAAGGAGTTATTAACTAAAGCTGATGGCGATGTAATCTTTATTTGGACAGGGGAAAATGACCCGAAAATTAATGAAGAATTACAACAAAAAATATTAGCACTAAAAAAAGATCCCCTCTGGCAAAATTTAAAAGCTGTCAAAAATGGGAGGGTTTATCAAGTGCCTAGTTATTGGATTGGAAGCAGTTCGATCGCAGCTAACTTGGTTTTAGACGATTTATTTAAGTATTTAATTAACGAAAAAAAAGATAATCAAAACTGA
- a CDS encoding TonB-dependent siderophore receptor — translation MKSSWLWWGITLQSLWLISAVNAETTVKQAQRVADLQNLNTSAQLLGQNLQESITITGLDFKATDNGLDIILRSTQKDDIQPLIFINNEELVIELLNTQLDIPQGSEFVEINPTDDISEIQVTSPDTTFVRITIKGKEGIPTAQVMPSSENLVLSITKGQTVATENNQIEIVATQENQPNNTYFVPSSSTATGTNTRLLDVPQSIQVVPQRVLEDRNVRELGDALRTVTGVVEGSGRGTSVFGPAFIIRGFHTQGNVFRDGIPYFTLAPISTTDIESIEVLKGPASVMFGAGEPGGIINLTSKKPLDEPYYKVSATIGSFNTYEVTADLSAPLNEDKSIKYRLNFSYENYGSFRDFVDGDRVMVSPVISWQMAERTNLNFYGQYVGNRETLDEGLVASNGKMLNLPRERFLGEDFAKFEQDQYMIGYNFKHEFSDNWSFQHNLQYLNYKPLRYGPLFDSFDAETGELFRLAYSADGSYNRFFTDAKFTGDFNTGSVKHKLYAGVEYRYNSERPGFQFSDLYPSINVFDPIYIGKSFARKTEFFRDDRVSRIAFYFQDQVEFSPNFKLLAGFRYDHAEQNRTAGFVGDPRDEFEQNDSKVSPRIGLIYQPVSNVSLYASYTSSFNPSFAGSRNADNSTFEPETGQQWEIGVKTDISERFSITASLFDIRKQNIAVENPNDRFFSIQTGEQTSKGFELYLGGEILPGWNLTAGYTYLDAFVSKDTTGLTDNRLPNVPENQFSLWTTYEIPEGDLKGLGFGLGLFYVGERQGDISNTYSIPSYFRTDMALFYRRDTWDVQLNIENLFDNTYFVAADEYIAASVGKPFAVSGKVSFRF, via the coding sequence ATGAAATCATCTTGGTTATGGTGGGGAATAACTTTACAAAGTCTCTGGTTAATCTCTGCTGTCAACGCTGAAACGACTGTTAAACAAGCCCAAAGAGTCGCAGATTTACAGAATTTAAACACCTCTGCTCAACTGTTAGGGCAAAATCTTCAAGAGTCTATAACCATTACAGGATTAGACTTTAAAGCCACTGATAACGGATTAGATATTATCTTACGATCGACCCAAAAAGATGATATACAACCACTAATCTTTATTAATAATGAGGAATTAGTTATTGAATTATTGAATACTCAATTAGACATTCCTCAAGGTTCAGAATTTGTGGAAATTAACCCCACCGATGACATTAGCGAAATTCAAGTAACCTCCCCTGATACAACTTTTGTGCGTATCACCATCAAGGGAAAAGAGGGCATTCCCACCGCCCAAGTTATGCCCTCATCAGAAAATCTGGTTTTAAGTATTACAAAAGGGCAAACCGTAGCTACTGAAAATAATCAAATCGAGATTGTCGCAACCCAAGAAAATCAACCTAATAACACCTATTTTGTGCCGTCATCTTCCACCGCTACGGGTACGAATACCCGTTTATTAGATGTGCCTCAATCTATTCAAGTTGTACCTCAAAGAGTGTTAGAAGATCGCAACGTGAGGGAATTAGGAGACGCTTTACGCACCGTGACAGGGGTTGTGGAGGGTAGCGGTAGGGGTACGAGTGTATTTGGACCTGCGTTCATTATTCGAGGTTTTCATACTCAGGGTAATGTTTTTCGGGATGGTATTCCTTATTTCACATTAGCCCCAATTAGCACTACAGATATAGAGTCGATCGAAGTCTTAAAAGGCCCAGCATCGGTGATGTTTGGCGCAGGTGAACCGGGGGGTATTATTAACTTAACCTCGAAAAAACCCCTAGACGAGCCTTATTATAAGGTTTCCGCCACCATTGGTAGTTTTAACACCTACGAAGTGACAGCAGATTTATCCGCCCCTTTAAACGAGGATAAAAGTATCAAGTATCGTTTGAATTTCTCCTATGAGAATTATGGTAGTTTCCGTGATTTTGTCGATGGCGATCGAGTTATGGTATCTCCAGTCATTAGTTGGCAAATGGCAGAAAGAACCAATCTTAACTTTTATGGGCAATATGTAGGTAATAGAGAAACCCTTGATGAAGGTTTAGTCGCCAGTAACGGCAAGATGCTTAATTTACCTCGTGAGCGATTTTTAGGGGAAGATTTTGCCAAGTTTGAACAGGATCAATATATGATCGGTTATAACTTTAAGCATGAATTTAGCGATAATTGGTCATTCCAACATAACCTACAATATCTCAACTATAAACCTTTAAGATATGGCCCTTTATTTGACTCCTTTGACGCAGAAACAGGGGAACTTTTCCGCCTTGCCTACTCTGCTGATGGTAGTTACAATCGCTTCTTTACTGATGCCAAATTCACGGGAGATTTTAACACAGGCTCGGTTAAGCATAAACTCTATGCAGGTGTAGAATATCGTTACAATTCTGAGCGCCCCGGCTTCCAGTTTAGTGACTTATATCCATCCATTAACGTTTTTGATCCTATCTATATTGGTAAGTCTTTTGCAAGGAAAACCGAATTTTTTAGGGACGATCGAGTATCAAGAATAGCCTTTTATTTTCAGGATCAAGTGGAATTTAGTCCTAATTTTAAACTATTAGCAGGATTTCGTTATGATCATGCCGAACAAAATCGTACCGCAGGATTTGTGGGTGATCCTCGTGACGAATTTGAGCAAAATGATAGTAAAGTGTCTCCCCGTATCGGTTTAATTTATCAACCCGTTTCTAACGTTTCCCTTTATGCCTCTTACACCTCCTCTTTTAATCCTTCCTTTGCAGGAAGTCGTAACGCTGATAATTCAACTTTTGAGCCTGAGACGGGGCAACAGTGGGAAATTGGGGTAAAAACAGACATATCAGAGCGTTTTAGCATTACTGCATCTCTTTTTGACATCAGAAAGCAGAATATCGCCGTAGAAAATCCTAACGATCGATTTTTCTCCATCCAAACAGGGGAACAAACCAGCAAAGGCTTTGAACTATATTTAGGAGGGGAAATCTTGCCGGGGTGGAATTTAACAGCAGGTTATACTTATTTAGATGCCTTTGTGAGTAAAGACACCACAGGATTAACAGATAATCGTTTACCCAACGTACCAGAAAACCAGTTTAGTTTATGGACAACCTATGAAATTCCCGAAGGCGACTTGAAAGGTTTAGGCTTTGGTTTAGGGCTTTTTTATGTGGGTGAAAGACAGGGAGATATTAGCAATACTTACAGCATCCCTAGCTATTTCCGTACAGATATGGCGTTATTTTACAGACGGGATACTTGGGATGTACAGCTAAATATTGAAAACCTGTTTGATAATACTTATTTTGTGGCAGCGGATGAGTATATTGCCGCATCTGTAGGTAAACCTTTTGCTGTATCGGGTAAGGTTTCTTTCCGCTTCTAA
- a CDS encoding GNAT family N-acetyltransferase, with product MIEIIKANFDIPLHREAVVDLMNTYALDSMGGGEELSDYVKTNLVSELAKRKSIHTILAFVDHKPAGLIITIEGFSTFACKPLLNIHDLIVSPNYRRRGISKLLLQKVEDIALELGCCKLTLEVLEGNSIAQSAYKTFGFDGYQLNPDMGKALFWQKKLQ from the coding sequence ATGATAGAAATTATTAAAGCAAATTTCGATATACCTCTCCATAGGGAAGCAGTTGTCGATTTAATGAATACCTATGCCCTTGATTCTATGGGAGGAGGGGAAGAATTATCGGATTACGTCAAAACTAACTTAGTTAGTGAATTGGCAAAAAGAAAATCTATTCATACAATTTTAGCTTTTGTAGATCATAAACCAGCAGGGTTAATAATTACGATCGAAGGTTTCTCAACTTTTGCCTGTAAACCTTTATTGAATATTCATGATTTAATCGTTTCCCCTAATTATCGTCGTCGGGGTATCTCTAAATTATTATTACAAAAGGTTGAAGATATTGCCCTTGAGTTAGGATGTTGTAAACTCACTTTAGAAGTATTAGAAGGAAATTCGATCGCACAATCGGCTTATAAAACCTTTGGTTTTGACGGTTATCAGTTAAATCCTGATATGGGTAAAGCGTTATTTTGGCAGAAAAAGTTACAATGA
- a CDS encoding Uma2 family endonuclease yields the protein MVAQVQIPTNNEVKFIPKPDVSNLITEDDTPVDNFGSEKQQRFLTNILYNVRKEQVFLACANVGIYYNIGQPPIVPDFFLSLDVTTPPNLWEKNHRCYLVWEFGKTPEVAIEIVSNKVGGELDEKLKIYQNMRVIYYVVFDPQKYLSEQVLRIFKLMGINYQETSETWLEGVNLGLTLWEGEFENFKGVWLRWCDENANLLLTGDESAQKAEKELQELKEKLRQQGINLD from the coding sequence ATGGTAGCACAAGTACAAATTCCCACTAACAACGAAGTAAAATTTATCCCCAAACCTGACGTTAGCAATTTAATTACAGAGGATGATACACCAGTGGATAATTTTGGTTCAGAAAAACAACAAAGATTTTTAACGAACATTCTTTATAATGTCAGAAAAGAACAAGTTTTTTTAGCCTGTGCCAATGTTGGTATTTATTATAATATAGGTCAACCTCCCATCGTTCCCGATTTTTTCTTGAGTTTAGATGTGACAACTCCACCCAATTTGTGGGAAAAAAATCATCGTTGTTATCTTGTTTGGGAATTTGGAAAAACTCCTGAAGTTGCGATCGAAATTGTCTCGAATAAAGTAGGAGGAGAATTAGATGAAAAGCTAAAAATTTATCAAAATATGAGAGTCATTTATTATGTTGTTTTTGATCCTCAAAAATATTTAAGTGAACAGGTTTTAAGGATATTTAAACTCATGGGAATAAATTATCAAGAAACCTCAGAAACTTGGTTAGAAGGAGTTAATTTAGGATTAACTTTATGGGAAGGCGAATTTGAAAATTTTAAGGGTGTTTGGTTGCGTTGGTGCGATGAAAATGCTAATTTACTTTTGACAGGTGATGAATCGGCACAAAAAGCCGAAAAAGAATTACAAGAATTAAAAGAAAAATTGCGTCAACAAGGTATAAATCTTGATTAA
- a CDS encoding helix-turn-helix transcriptional regulator, translated as MIKLSTVNWANYWQQESESFITSSGEKELIWREKGLLGYSTEKYIPLRNGLYLEISDYQMYENIVLTSQYNDQNDDHFVVNFVVSGNVKTIHHGITDYVLETAGKNYIEFWDSRQETEYWQKGDRILKVRVGISLENLREMCQDSCHTLPSELQLLIKGKNVPPYYRQGENNINMNSALNQIINCPYQGFTRNFYLESKALELFALWLGENNNQEEFYQQSSLSKKDIIALEEVKNIMEKNLQNPPSLKELSRQLCINEYKLKSGFKELFNTTIFGYLHGKRMEYAHSLLTQKKMKVTDVAQMCGYASLPSFSKAFKKYFGVNPKFDRIKK; from the coding sequence ATGATTAAACTTTCAACTGTTAATTGGGCTAATTATTGGCAACAAGAATCAGAATCTTTCATTACTTCATCAGGAGAAAAAGAATTGATTTGGCGTGAAAAAGGTTTATTAGGATATTCTACTGAAAAATATATCCCTTTACGCAATGGTTTATATTTAGAAATTTCTGATTATCAAATGTATGAAAATATAGTTTTAACCAGTCAATATAATGATCAAAATGATGATCATTTTGTGGTTAACTTTGTGGTTTCAGGTAATGTTAAAACTATCCATCATGGCATCACAGATTATGTTTTAGAAACCGCAGGAAAAAATTATATTGAGTTTTGGGATTCTCGTCAGGAAACAGAATATTGGCAAAAGGGCGATCGAATTTTGAAAGTTAGAGTAGGGATTTCATTGGAAAATTTACGAGAAATGTGTCAAGATTCTTGCCATACTTTACCCTCAGAATTGCAACTATTAATTAAGGGTAAAAATGTGCCTCCTTATTATCGTCAAGGAGAAAATAATATTAATATGAATAGTGCTTTAAATCAGATTATAAATTGTCCTTATCAGGGATTTACTAGAAATTTTTATTTAGAAAGCAAGGCTTTAGAATTATTTGCTTTGTGGTTAGGAGAAAATAATAATCAAGAAGAATTTTATCAACAATCTTCTCTCAGTAAAAAAGATATTATCGCTTTAGAAGAAGTAAAAAATATTATGGAGAAAAACTTACAAAATCCTCCCAGTTTAAAAGAATTATCCCGTCAATTATGTATTAATGAATATAAATTAAAGTCTGGTTTTAAGGAGTTATTTAATACCACAATTTTCGGTTATTTACACGGTAAAAGAATGGAGTATGCCCACAGTTTATTAACACAAAAAAAGATGAAAGTAACAGATGTTGCTCAGATGTGCGGTTATGCTAGTTTACCTTCTTTTTCTAAGGCTTTTAAAAAATATTTCGGGGTTAATCCGAAGTTCGATCGAATCAAAAAATAG
- a CDS encoding DNA methyltransferase — translation MTDNHQDNLEKFITFCQQHITGQERKEAQIFLDRFFQAFGYDGALEAGAKYEEAIKKGSKKKNTGFADLVWKPKLLIEMKKRGEDLSKHYAQAFEYWSRLVPDRPRYVILCNFDEFWIFDFDLQLDEPVDTVKLEDLGKRYSAFNFMARVESKPIFNNNQVDVTEKAGRRLGELFQILQQRLNFRPPTPNSGGVTTEKVPTLGDLGANPILKIQRFILQCVLAMFAEDRGLLPNDLFLRCVEECLEGASSYDILGGLFREMNNKGVTPAGKYQGVEYFNGGLFSIVEPIELTKPELEILATVAKQDWSKIRPAIFGNIFEGTVNAKERHSYGMHYTSEADIMKIVRPTISKYWEELIDSANTIKELTNLQLKLQEYKVFDPACGSGNFLYVAYQELKRIEQLLLDKIKDKNKGKNQQINMSFVTPNQFYGMDINPFAVELAKVTLMIARKVAIDKFNLTEPALPLDSLDNNIICTDALFSDWIKADAIIGNPPFLGGKHMRLNLSDEYVEKIFSKFNDVKDSVDFCSYWFRIAHDNLTENGRAGLVATNSISQGKSRKASLDYIMQNKGYIHEAISTQEWSGEANVHVSIVNWCKIIPNSYILDNYSVNSINSSLTSEIDVTQAKKLKINQNICFQGVLLVGKGFIITEKQAKELIVKDSKNKEVIKLFSMGDNLASNPHGKPDRWIIDFNDLSLESASDYKLPFQYLQENVKPERLNNRAKRAREIWWQLFAPRPNLRKAIKDLSMCFAVPRVSKWAIFIPFNTEWLAGDKSVIIASDDFYILGILTSKIHRIWVKAQCSTLKADTAYTNTTCFETFPFPSPPTPLPKSEGSNKIVQQIRDKMVELHDYRTEQMNKKQWGITQLYNAFFHEPSSKLYQLHQQLDKLVIKAYNFDENGDILEQLLTLNSLIVEREN, via the coding sequence ATGACAGACAACCATCAAGATAACCTCGAAAAATTTATTACCTTTTGTCAACAACATATAACTGGACAAGAAAGGAAAGAAGCCCAAATATTTCTCGATCGATTTTTTCAGGCTTTCGGTTATGATGGTGCATTGGAAGCTGGGGCAAAATACGAAGAAGCTATTAAAAAGGGTAGCAAAAAGAAAAATACTGGTTTTGCTGATTTAGTCTGGAAACCTAAGCTACTGATTGAGATGAAAAAGCGAGGGGAGGACTTATCGAAACATTATGCCCAAGCCTTTGAATATTGGTCAAGACTTGTACCCGATCGACCCCGTTATGTGATATTATGCAACTTTGATGAATTTTGGATTTTCGATTTTGACTTACAATTAGATGAACCTGTAGATACAGTCAAGCTAGAAGATTTAGGCAAACGCTACTCCGCCTTTAACTTCATGGCAAGGGTAGAAAGTAAACCCATCTTTAATAACAATCAAGTTGACGTTACCGAAAAAGCAGGGAGACGACTAGGGGAATTATTCCAAATCTTGCAACAAAGACTTAATTTTCGCCCCCCTACCCCCAATTCTGGGGGAGTGACAACGGAAAAAGTCCCCACTCTTGGGGATTTAGGGGCAAATCCTATCCTCAAAATTCAACGCTTTATCCTCCAATGCGTCTTGGCAATGTTTGCCGAAGATAGGGGATTATTACCCAATGATTTATTTCTGCGTTGTGTAGAAGAATGCTTAGAAGGTGCGAGTAGTTATGATATATTAGGTGGTTTATTCCGTGAAATGAATAACAAAGGAGTCACTCCCGCAGGAAAATATCAAGGAGTCGAATACTTTAACGGTGGTTTATTCAGTATAGTAGAACCGATCGAACTTACCAAGCCCGAATTAGAGATATTGGCAACCGTTGCGAAGCAGGATTGGAGTAAAATTCGCCCTGCCATTTTCGGAAATATTTTTGAAGGCACAGTTAACGCTAAAGAGAGACATAGTTACGGAATGCACTATACTTCTGAAGCGGATATTATGAAAATTGTGCGCCCAACTATTAGTAAATATTGGGAAGAATTAATCGACAGTGCAAATACCATCAAAGAATTAACTAATTTACAACTCAAATTACAGGAATATAAAGTATTTGATCCTGCTTGTGGTAGTGGAAATTTTCTCTACGTTGCCTATCAAGAATTAAAAAGAATTGAACAGTTATTGTTAGACAAAATTAAGGATAAAAATAAGGGTAAAAATCAACAAATTAATATGAGTTTTGTGACTCCAAATCAGTTTTATGGTATGGATATAAACCCCTTCGCAGTGGAGTTAGCAAAGGTAACTTTAATGATAGCGAGAAAAGTTGCGATCGACAAGTTTAATTTAACCGAACCTGCGTTACCTTTAGACAGTTTAGATAATAACATAATTTGTACAGATGCTTTATTTAGTGACTGGATAAAAGCCGATGCAATTATCGGAAATCCTCCCTTTTTAGGAGGAAAACACATGAGATTAAATTTAAGCGATGAATATGTAGAGAAAATATTTAGTAAGTTTAATGATGTTAAAGACTCAGTGGATTTTTGTAGTTATTGGTTTAGAATTGCCCATGATAATTTAACAGAAAATGGCAGGGCGGGATTAGTAGCGACTAACTCTATTTCTCAGGGAAAAAGCCGTAAAGCATCCCTTGATTATATTATGCAAAATAAAGGCTATATTCACGAGGCAATTTCTACTCAAGAATGGTCAGGGGAGGCAAATGTTCATGTTAGTATTGTTAATTGGTGTAAAATTATTCCTAATAGTTATATCTTAGATAATTATTCAGTAAATAGTATTAATTCCTCTCTCACTTCGGAAATAGATGTTACTCAAGCTAAAAAATTAAAGATAAATCAAAATATCTGTTTTCAAGGAGTTTTACTCGTAGGAAAAGGCTTTATTATTACTGAAAAACAAGCTAAAGAATTGATAGTAAAAGATAGTAAAAATAAAGAAGTAATTAAACTATTTTCTATGGGAGATAATTTAGCAAGTAATCCTCATGGAAAACCTGATAGATGGATTATTGATTTTAATGATTTAAGTCTTGAATCTGCTAGTGATTATAAGTTACCTTTTCAGTATCTTCAAGAAAATGTTAAGCCAGAAAGGTTGAATAATAGAGCAAAAAGAGCGAGAGAAATTTGGTGGCAATTATTCGCACCTCGCCCTAATTTAAGAAAGGCTATTAAAGATTTATCCATGTGTTTTGCTGTGCCTAGAGTGTCTAAATGGGCGATATTTATTCCTTTTAATACTGAATGGTTAGCAGGAGATAAATCAGTGATTATTGCTTCTGATGATTTTTATATTTTAGGTATTTTAACCTCAAAAATCCATCGTATTTGGGTTAAAGCTCAATGTTCAACATTAAAAGCTGATACCGCTTATACTAATACCACTTGTTTTGAAACTTTCCCGTTTCCCTCACCCCCAACCCCTCTCCCAAAGAGCGAGGGGAGTAATAAAATTGTGCAACAAATAAGAGATAAAATGGTAGAATTGCACGATTATAGAACAGAACAAATGAATAAAAAACAATGGGGAATTACTCAGTTATATAATGCCTTTTTTCATGAGCCTAGTAGTAAGTTATATCAACTTCATCAACAGTTAGACAAATTAGTAATTAAAGCCTATAATTTTGATGAAAATGGAGATATATTAGAGCAATTATTAACCTTAAATAGTTTGATCGTTGAAAGAGAAAATTAA